In Grus americana isolate bGruAme1 chromosome 26, bGruAme1.mat, whole genome shotgun sequence, a single window of DNA contains:
- the LOC129196706 gene encoding actin filament-associated protein 1-like 2 isoform X4, which translates to MARQRDLDKLLSDLRSFLLILDQESLSAAARAKKKSVADLLSRLQSPPSEDAEYMIMRCLSPSPGTPQGRAGPVLLFPPGTRTVDATGGRACDCRPASTPSLHGGSKVPGVSPSPPADDSYEDTEPLGPGRGSGGADTDSSHYESYGEDEDGTMDRAHYLQQPLATGPDAEPPGRPEAQLCGFLWRKRWLGQWAKQLFIVREHVLLCFRCAADPQPLLELDLRGCCVAYKAKRGKKMPHALKVTGTAGEVLVIGFQSRQQAEDWRKVIEEVSSDAPSGLAAISVPASPSSRLSRAAGSQLGREEEEDCSQRSPARSPQPGEDAKGGFLAVRLRGRWQRLWCAVRQGALRMFPEPGGTQRPVCALRLEGCEVSPGAAAGSPQRLRIRIAQRGRELALLQTRSDEEREAWLKTLRARGGGEPASDSPHTETPKPGNASSSPAAGGLLLRRVPTPNAYMDDPFGQLPPAEVPKHLYSNVERLQQLSLDRAVQGQRKRPLSALPTGACSHTTGSALPSQAASSSALRVRAASPQRAKVSPELQSRDLSRSQRTLTLPERKGARDGLDILIGKRAFPKLEEKVGQLERACRMKGRLKAGSEMNLLAIGKSLKGHIAATASSAGSEQGSFLTPLLKRTASARSALKPSPSPVIVERGKVLQKRKEWEMKSAM; encoded by the exons ATGGCCCGGCAGAGAG acCTGGACAAGCTGCTGTCGGACCTGCGGTCCTTCCTGCTCATCCTGGACCAGGAAAGCCTCAGTGCCGCGGCTCGGGCCAAGAAGAAATCGGTGGCCGATCTCCTCTCCCGGCTGCAGAGCCCCCCGT CAGAGGATGCAGAGTACATGATCATGCGCTGCCTTTCGCCTTCCCCGGGGACCCcgcagggccgggccggcccgg TCctgctttttcccccaggaaCCAGGACAGTGGATGCAACAGGAGGGAGAGCCTGTGACTGCCGCCCGGCCAGCACCCCGAGTCTGCACGGAGGG AGCAAGGTGCCGGGCGTCTCACCATCCCCACCAGCCGACGACTCCTATGAAGATACCGAACCCCTCGGCCCCGGCAGAGGCTCCG GCGGTGCCGACACCGACAGCAGCCACTACGAGTCGTAtggggaggatgaggatggcACGATGGACCGTGCCCACTACCTGCAGCAGCCGCTGGCCACCGGCCCCGATGCCGagccccccggccgccccgAGGCGCAGCTCTGCGGCTTCCTCTGGAGGAAGCgctggctggggcagtgggCAAAGCAGCTCTTCATCGTCCGGGAGCACGTGCTGCTG TGCTTCAGGTGTGCTGCTGACCCGCAGCCGCTGCTGGAGCTGGACCTGCGGGGCTGCTGCGTCGCCTACAAAGCCAAGCGTGGCAAGAAGATGCCGCACGCCTTGAAGGTGACAGGGACGGCGGGCGAGGTGCTGGTCATCGGCTTCCAGAGCCGGCAGCAGgctgaggactggaggaag GTGATCGAAGAGGTCAGCAGCGATGCCCCGAGTGGGCTGGCAGCCATCAGCGTCCCAGCATCGCCCTCCTCAAGGCTCAGCAGG GCTGCAGGGTCCCAGCtcggcagggaggaggaggaggattgcTCCCAGCGgagccctgcccgcagcccccagcccggAGAGGATGCTAAAGGAG GTTTCCTGGCGGTGCGGCTGCGCGGGCGATGGCAGCGGCTGTGGTGCGCGGTGCGGCAGGGAGCCCTGCGCATGTTCCCCGAGCCGGGTGGCACCCAGCGCCCCGTCTGTGCCCTGCGACTGGAGGGCTGTGAGGTCTCTCCGGGGGCAGCTGCCGGGTCCCCCCAGCGCCTCCGCATCCGCATCGCCCAGCGCGGCCGGGAGCTCGCCCTGCTGCAG ACCCGTTCGGACGAGGAGAGGGAAGCCTGGCTGAAGACCCTGCGggccaggggaggaggggagccgGCGAGTGACAGCCCCCACACCGAGACCCCCAAGCCAGGcaatgccagcagcagccctgctgcggG TGGGCTGCTGCTGCGCCGTGTCCCGACCCCCAATGCTTACATGGACGACCCCTTCGGGCAGCTCCCGCCAGCCGAGGTCCCCAAGCACCTCTACTCCAACGTGGAgcggctgcagcagctg agcttggaCCGAGCAGTGCAAGGGCAACGCAAGAGACCCCTGTCTGCTCTGCCCACCGGTGCCTGCAGCCATACAACCGGCAGCGCCCTGCCCTCGCAGGCAG CGTCATCATCAGCTCTCCGGGTAAGGGCTGCCAGCCCGCAGCGGGCGAAGGTGAGTCCTGAGCTCCAGAGCAGGGATCTCTCCCGGTCTCAGCGCACCCTGACGCTTCCCGAGAGGAAAGGAGCTCGGGATGGACTGGATATCCTCATCG GGAAGAGAGCCTTTCCcaagctggaggagaaggtggggCAGCTGGAGAGGGCCTGCCGCATGAAGGGCAGGCTGAAAGCCGGCTCTGAGATGAATCTGCTGGCCATCGGCAAGTCGCTGAAGGGCCACATCGCTGCCACCGCCAGCTCGGCTGGCTCCGAg CAGGGCTCGTTCCTCACACCGCTGTTGAAGCGCACCGCGTCAGCGAGGAGCGCCCTGAAGCCATCTCCCTCCCCGGTCATCgtggagaggggaaaagtgctgcagaagagaaag GAGTGGGAGATGAAGTCTGCGATGTGA
- the LOC129196706 gene encoding actin filament-associated protein 1-like 2 isoform X3: MARQRDLDKLLSDLRSFLLILDQESLSAAARAKKKSVADLLSRLQSPPSEDAEYMIMRCLSPSPGTPQGRAGPVLLFPPGTRTVDATGGRACDCRPASTPSLHGGSKVPGVSPSPPADDSYEDTEPLGPGRGSGGADTDSSHYESYGEDEDGTMDRAHYLQQPLATGPDAEPPGRPEAQLCGFLWRKRWLGQWAKQLFIVREHVLLCFRCAADPQPLLELDLRGCCVAYKAKRGKKMPHALKVTGTAGEVLVIGFQSRQQAEDWRKVIEEVSSDAPSGLAAISVPASPSSRLSRAAGSQLGREEEEDCSQRSPARSPQPGEDAKGGFLAVRLRGRWQRLWCAVRQGALRMFPEPGGTQRPVCALRLEGCEVSPGAAAGSPQRLRIRIAQRGRELALLQTRSDEEREAWLKTLRARGGGEPASDSPHTETPKPGNASSSPAAGGLLLRRVPTPNAYMDDPFGQLPPAEVPKHLYSNVERLQQLQSLDRAVQGQRKRPLSALPTGACSHTTGSALPSQAASSSALRVRAASPQRAKVSPELQSRDLSRSQRTLTLPERKGARDGLDILIGKRAFPKLEEKVGQLERACRMKGRLKAGSEMNLLAIGKSLKGHIAATASSAGSEQGSFLTPLLKRTASARSALKPSPSPVIVERGKVLQKRKEWEMKSAM, translated from the exons ATGGCCCGGCAGAGAG acCTGGACAAGCTGCTGTCGGACCTGCGGTCCTTCCTGCTCATCCTGGACCAGGAAAGCCTCAGTGCCGCGGCTCGGGCCAAGAAGAAATCGGTGGCCGATCTCCTCTCCCGGCTGCAGAGCCCCCCGT CAGAGGATGCAGAGTACATGATCATGCGCTGCCTTTCGCCTTCCCCGGGGACCCcgcagggccgggccggcccgg TCctgctttttcccccaggaaCCAGGACAGTGGATGCAACAGGAGGGAGAGCCTGTGACTGCCGCCCGGCCAGCACCCCGAGTCTGCACGGAGGG AGCAAGGTGCCGGGCGTCTCACCATCCCCACCAGCCGACGACTCCTATGAAGATACCGAACCCCTCGGCCCCGGCAGAGGCTCCG GCGGTGCCGACACCGACAGCAGCCACTACGAGTCGTAtggggaggatgaggatggcACGATGGACCGTGCCCACTACCTGCAGCAGCCGCTGGCCACCGGCCCCGATGCCGagccccccggccgccccgAGGCGCAGCTCTGCGGCTTCCTCTGGAGGAAGCgctggctggggcagtgggCAAAGCAGCTCTTCATCGTCCGGGAGCACGTGCTGCTG TGCTTCAGGTGTGCTGCTGACCCGCAGCCGCTGCTGGAGCTGGACCTGCGGGGCTGCTGCGTCGCCTACAAAGCCAAGCGTGGCAAGAAGATGCCGCACGCCTTGAAGGTGACAGGGACGGCGGGCGAGGTGCTGGTCATCGGCTTCCAGAGCCGGCAGCAGgctgaggactggaggaag GTGATCGAAGAGGTCAGCAGCGATGCCCCGAGTGGGCTGGCAGCCATCAGCGTCCCAGCATCGCCCTCCTCAAGGCTCAGCAGG GCTGCAGGGTCCCAGCtcggcagggaggaggaggaggattgcTCCCAGCGgagccctgcccgcagcccccagcccggAGAGGATGCTAAAGGAG GTTTCCTGGCGGTGCGGCTGCGCGGGCGATGGCAGCGGCTGTGGTGCGCGGTGCGGCAGGGAGCCCTGCGCATGTTCCCCGAGCCGGGTGGCACCCAGCGCCCCGTCTGTGCCCTGCGACTGGAGGGCTGTGAGGTCTCTCCGGGGGCAGCTGCCGGGTCCCCCCAGCGCCTCCGCATCCGCATCGCCCAGCGCGGCCGGGAGCTCGCCCTGCTGCAG ACCCGTTCGGACGAGGAGAGGGAAGCCTGGCTGAAGACCCTGCGggccaggggaggaggggagccgGCGAGTGACAGCCCCCACACCGAGACCCCCAAGCCAGGcaatgccagcagcagccctgctgcggG TGGGCTGCTGCTGCGCCGTGTCCCGACCCCCAATGCTTACATGGACGACCCCTTCGGGCAGCTCCCGCCAGCCGAGGTCCCCAAGCACCTCTACTCCAACGTGGAgcggctgcagcagctg cagagcttggaCCGAGCAGTGCAAGGGCAACGCAAGAGACCCCTGTCTGCTCTGCCCACCGGTGCCTGCAGCCATACAACCGGCAGCGCCCTGCCCTCGCAGGCAG CGTCATCATCAGCTCTCCGGGTAAGGGCTGCCAGCCCGCAGCGGGCGAAGGTGAGTCCTGAGCTCCAGAGCAGGGATCTCTCCCGGTCTCAGCGCACCCTGACGCTTCCCGAGAGGAAAGGAGCTCGGGATGGACTGGATATCCTCATCG GGAAGAGAGCCTTTCCcaagctggaggagaaggtggggCAGCTGGAGAGGGCCTGCCGCATGAAGGGCAGGCTGAAAGCCGGCTCTGAGATGAATCTGCTGGCCATCGGCAAGTCGCTGAAGGGCCACATCGCTGCCACCGCCAGCTCGGCTGGCTCCGAg CAGGGCTCGTTCCTCACACCGCTGTTGAAGCGCACCGCGTCAGCGAGGAGCGCCCTGAAGCCATCTCCCTCCCCGGTCATCgtggagaggggaaaagtgctgcagaagagaaag GAGTGGGAGATGAAGTCTGCGATGTGA
- the LOC129196706 gene encoding actin filament-associated protein 1-like 2 isoform X5, whose product MARQRDLDKLLSDLRSFLLILDQESLSAAARAKKKSVADLLSRLQSPPSEDAEYMIMRCLSPSPGTPQGRAGPGTRTVDATGGRACDCRPASTPSLHGGSKVPGVSPSPPADDSYEDTEPLGPGRGSGGADTDSSHYESYGEDEDGTMDRAHYLQQPLATGPDAEPPGRPEAQLCGFLWRKRWLGQWAKQLFIVREHVLLCFRCAADPQPLLELDLRGCCVAYKAKRGKKMPHALKVTGTAGEVLVIGFQSRQQAEDWRKVIEEVSSDAPSGLAAISVPASPSSRLSRAAGSQLGREEEEDCSQRSPARSPQPGEDAKGGFLAVRLRGRWQRLWCAVRQGALRMFPEPGGTQRPVCALRLEGCEVSPGAAAGSPQRLRIRIAQRGRELALLQTRSDEEREAWLKTLRARGGGEPASDSPHTETPKPGNASSSPAAGGLLLRRVPTPNAYMDDPFGQLPPAEVPKHLYSNVERLQQLQQSLDRAVQGQRKRPLSALPTGACSHTTGSALPSQAASSSALRVRAASPQRAKVSPELQSRDLSRSQRTLTLPERKGARDGLDILIGKRAFPKLEEKVGQLERACRMKGRLKAGSEMNLLAIGKSLKGHIAATASSAGSEQGSFLTPLLKRTASARSALKPSPSPVIVERGKVLQKRKEWEMKSAM is encoded by the exons ATGGCCCGGCAGAGAG acCTGGACAAGCTGCTGTCGGACCTGCGGTCCTTCCTGCTCATCCTGGACCAGGAAAGCCTCAGTGCCGCGGCTCGGGCCAAGAAGAAATCGGTGGCCGATCTCCTCTCCCGGCTGCAGAGCCCCCCGT CAGAGGATGCAGAGTACATGATCATGCGCTGCCTTTCGCCTTCCCCGGGGACCCcgcagggccgggccggcccgg gaaCCAGGACAGTGGATGCAACAGGAGGGAGAGCCTGTGACTGCCGCCCGGCCAGCACCCCGAGTCTGCACGGAGGG AGCAAGGTGCCGGGCGTCTCACCATCCCCACCAGCCGACGACTCCTATGAAGATACCGAACCCCTCGGCCCCGGCAGAGGCTCCG GCGGTGCCGACACCGACAGCAGCCACTACGAGTCGTAtggggaggatgaggatggcACGATGGACCGTGCCCACTACCTGCAGCAGCCGCTGGCCACCGGCCCCGATGCCGagccccccggccgccccgAGGCGCAGCTCTGCGGCTTCCTCTGGAGGAAGCgctggctggggcagtgggCAAAGCAGCTCTTCATCGTCCGGGAGCACGTGCTGCTG TGCTTCAGGTGTGCTGCTGACCCGCAGCCGCTGCTGGAGCTGGACCTGCGGGGCTGCTGCGTCGCCTACAAAGCCAAGCGTGGCAAGAAGATGCCGCACGCCTTGAAGGTGACAGGGACGGCGGGCGAGGTGCTGGTCATCGGCTTCCAGAGCCGGCAGCAGgctgaggactggaggaag GTGATCGAAGAGGTCAGCAGCGATGCCCCGAGTGGGCTGGCAGCCATCAGCGTCCCAGCATCGCCCTCCTCAAGGCTCAGCAGG GCTGCAGGGTCCCAGCtcggcagggaggaggaggaggattgcTCCCAGCGgagccctgcccgcagcccccagcccggAGAGGATGCTAAAGGAG GTTTCCTGGCGGTGCGGCTGCGCGGGCGATGGCAGCGGCTGTGGTGCGCGGTGCGGCAGGGAGCCCTGCGCATGTTCCCCGAGCCGGGTGGCACCCAGCGCCCCGTCTGTGCCCTGCGACTGGAGGGCTGTGAGGTCTCTCCGGGGGCAGCTGCCGGGTCCCCCCAGCGCCTCCGCATCCGCATCGCCCAGCGCGGCCGGGAGCTCGCCCTGCTGCAG ACCCGTTCGGACGAGGAGAGGGAAGCCTGGCTGAAGACCCTGCGggccaggggaggaggggagccgGCGAGTGACAGCCCCCACACCGAGACCCCCAAGCCAGGcaatgccagcagcagccctgctgcggG TGGGCTGCTGCTGCGCCGTGTCCCGACCCCCAATGCTTACATGGACGACCCCTTCGGGCAGCTCCCGCCAGCCGAGGTCCCCAAGCACCTCTACTCCAACGTGGAgcggctgcagcagctg cagcagagcttggaCCGAGCAGTGCAAGGGCAACGCAAGAGACCCCTGTCTGCTCTGCCCACCGGTGCCTGCAGCCATACAACCGGCAGCGCCCTGCCCTCGCAGGCAG CGTCATCATCAGCTCTCCGGGTAAGGGCTGCCAGCCCGCAGCGGGCGAAGGTGAGTCCTGAGCTCCAGAGCAGGGATCTCTCCCGGTCTCAGCGCACCCTGACGCTTCCCGAGAGGAAAGGAGCTCGGGATGGACTGGATATCCTCATCG GGAAGAGAGCCTTTCCcaagctggaggagaaggtggggCAGCTGGAGAGGGCCTGCCGCATGAAGGGCAGGCTGAAAGCCGGCTCTGAGATGAATCTGCTGGCCATCGGCAAGTCGCTGAAGGGCCACATCGCTGCCACCGCCAGCTCGGCTGGCTCCGAg CAGGGCTCGTTCCTCACACCGCTGTTGAAGCGCACCGCGTCAGCGAGGAGCGCCCTGAAGCCATCTCCCTCCCCGGTCATCgtggagaggggaaaagtgctgcagaagagaaag GAGTGGGAGATGAAGTCTGCGATGTGA